Proteins found in one Fusarium keratoplasticum isolate Fu6.1 chromosome 12, whole genome shotgun sequence genomic segment:
- a CDS encoding Ribonuclease T(1), whose protein sequence is MLFFKSLAPLAALLSVAVAGPIENRQSATTCGNTAYSAAQVRAAANAACSYYRADDTAGSSTYPHTYNNREGFDFLVSGPYQEFPIKSSGVYTGGSPGADRVVINTNCQYAGAITHTGASGNNFVGCSGTS, encoded by the exons atgctcttcttcaag TCCCTCGCTCCTCTGGCCGCTCTCCTGAGCGTTGCCGTGGCCGGCCCCATCGAGAACCGTCAGTCCGCCACCACCTGCGGAAACACCGCCTACTCTGCTGCCCAGGTCCGCGCCGCTGCCAACGCTGCTTGCTCCTACTACCGAGCGGATGACACTGCCGGTAGCTCGACCTACCCTCACACCTACAACAACCGTGAGGGCTTCGACTTCCTCGTCAGCGGCCCCTACCAGGAGTTTCCCATTAAGTCCAGCGGTGTCTACACTGGTG GCTCTCCTGGCGCTGACCGTGttgtcatcaacaccaactgcCAGTATGCCGGTGCGATCACTCACACTGGGGCTTCCGGTAATAACTTTGTTGGCTGCTCAGGCACCAGCTAG
- a CDS encoding HET domain-containing protein has product MARIGEVIWTARVSGEHDLPDTDFAPGLASPDDLRQKGVDVDAIDWTTIWEICERPFWHRVWIIQELVLASNFWDDPTKGCVVGCGSNWMPLISFIGFQSLFGTTRVYQGRINGLSFATLRTLLETRGSPAAERMLEVVLSLSVGSSDDATLSTQRSLSHLLRLARGFQATDPRDKLYAFLGIADNPFTTPDYTLSVEDVFKNWVRGCIQQDRNLDCLHGNRASINQSGPSWLPELSGSTKEGFSFVEERIQYARCSEGGDNRAHAEVAFTEGGNVLKARDVSLGIVERVVGPFSRLSGPEGALIVTQDDSQLTQPKTSLQELQELMRLYLSLPEHAQEETWRALVMDKDTSNRREPVSPAPDNFRRLWHTLMAICGVTEAPESWSMEDLAGIDQLMASLATAIFMDRCFFATRDLVVGLGPFSTRPGDEVVMLFGSPLCFVLTPESERYRLVGDAYVQGVNPATLSIKHGSTSEAKDFLIE; this is encoded by the coding sequence ATGGCTCGAATAGGCGAGGTCATCTGGACTGCTCGAGTAAGTGGCGAGCACGACCTTCCAGATACCGACTTTGCACCCGGTTTGGCTTCTCCAGACGACCTGCGTCAGAAGGGAGTGGATGTTGACGCCATCGACTGGACCACCATCTGGGAGATTTGCGAGCGTCCATTCTGGCATCGCGTTTGGATCATCCAGGAACTTGTTCTTGCTAGCAACTTCTGGGATGATCCGACAAAGGGATGCGTCGTTGGCTGCGGGTCAAACTGGATGCCTTTGATCTCCTTCATAGGCTTCCAGTCACTGTTTGGAACAACACGTGTATATCAAGGCCGGATAAACGGCCTTTCCTTCGCAACGCTACGGACACTGCTAGAGACGAGGGGTTCTCCAGCAGCCGAGAGAATGTTGGAGGTCGTTCTCAGCTTATCCGTCGGGTCTTCGGACGATGCCACACTGAGCACACAGAGATCGCTATCCCATCTATTGCGGCTTGCACGCGGCTTCCAGGCTACTGATCCCCGTGACAAGCTCTACGCTTTCCTGGGAATTGCCGACAACCCATTCACCACGCCAGACTATACCCTGAGTGTGGAAGATGTCTTCAAGAACTGGGTCAGGGGGTGCATACAGCAAGATCGTAACCTTGATTGTCTACATGGAAACAGAGCATCAATCAACCAGTCTGGGCCATCCTGGCTTCCAGAGCTTTCGGGATCGACAAAGGAGGGATTCTCTTTCGTGGAAGAGCGAATTCAATATGCCAGATGCTCCGAGGGAGGGGATAATCGAGCTCATGCAGAAGTGGCATTTACAGAAGGCGGCAACGTGCTTAAAGCGAGAGATGTTAGCCTTGGCATTGTTGAACGCGTGGTAGGCCCTTTTTCTCGACTGAGCGGTCCTGAGGGTGCACTCATCGTCACACAAGACGACTCACAGTTGACGCAACCGAAAACATCCTTGCAGGAGCTGCAGGAACTAATGAGGTTGTATTTGAGCCTACCAGAGCATGCTCAAGAGGAAACTTGGAGGGCACTGGTCATGGACAAAGACACGAGCAACAGAAGGGAGCCGGTTTCTCCGGCGCCTGACAATTTCCGCCGCCTATGGCATACGCTAATGGCCATATGCGGTGTAACTGAGGCACCAGAATCTTGGTCGATGGAGGATCTAGCGGGGATCGACCAGCTGATGGCCAGTCTTGCCACCGCTATATTCATGGACCGCTGCTTTTTCGCGACGCGAGATCTTGTTGTTGGATTAGGGCCTTTTTCTACACGACCGGGTGATGAAGTTGTCATGTTGTTTGGGAGTCCTCTATGTTTCGTTCTGACGCCTGAAAGCGAGCGGTATCGGCTTGTTGGTGACGCCTATGTTCAAGGGGTTAACCCTGCCACTTTGTCAATCAAGCATGGCAGTACATCTGAAGCCAAGGACTTCCTGATTGAGTAA